AAAGTTTTATTTTAGAAATAGGTGTGCGTTATTAACGTTGGTACCCGCTAATGCTGCAACTTTGTTACGACATTGAATGTGATTGATTAATAGGTGCTACTGGTGCACGTCTGACTATTAATCCGACTGGGACCACCAGGTCCAATTTATCGCTCTGAAAGTACTGGATCACGGTACCTGTTGATGATGttgttagggctgcacaattaatcaaatttttatCACGATCACGGCTTcacacgatcaaatttgcgcgATCGAGCactatttaaaatgcgtcattccgttcatagaacaCTCCtcatcaaagtttttgcaaagccaatctagcgctccataaaccactgtctgatcacgtgcctccatgagccaatcagagttgttccctgcaccgcgcagcttagtttttAGATCTAgctagacagtcacagaggacagagtaacgtgaggaaaattccacaacaggtagcagtcggtcatcataagcaggtcacaatgtttaccagtaaacgGCAGTAAAattttgtcccgtctgttttgtttttcagacaacagcagtgactaTAGTGccagtttgtgtcttttagctcatagctttagcagcagactgtttgacgtcccgctgttggaatcctgtcacactacaccgtttagctgtcagcattttagccgtgtttaacccagttactactgtggctaacggtaggctaacgttacctgctgtgtaacgtgttattagtgtttactagcgtgacatgcagcgatgtttatgttgcctctaacgtggatttcggagcatcagagcgcaacgcagacatgcgagtagcagtgtaatgagccaccgaaatccgcgttgctatttcgtcAGGTAGATGCCTTACGGCAaactgcatgtatggaaagcggtcgcacaacagctgaaatggcatactccttcacagtatccttcaataaaggaggaatgtagcacaatatagatgtattagcaggaatgtagcacaatatggatgcattagcagttataattagcatatgtgacaataaaaaattagttttggttaaaatcaacaaataatcgtgataattaatcgtgatctcaatattgatcaaaataatcgtgattatcattttggccataatcgtgcagccctagatgTTGTGTTGGATACTGGAGTTTGTTTGAAACTGTAATTGCTGCACTGCCAATCTCCCGCCGCGGAGAAGTTTAGTTACTGTACTAAGGGAGATAATAAGCTTTCCGTCTGTCATTCGGACCACAGCGCCGCAACGTAACGAGAACGTTACCTCGTGGTCCCGTGTAGACAAAGGGACCGGTTATTATCGCGCGAGAAGTCAGCGGTTAGCTCGCCAGAGGCAGAAAAATAAACATCCCCTCGTTAGCCAACTTCTCAGGCCCCTGCCATAACGTCAAGTTAGGCCAGAGTCCTGAGTGAACGAGAGGGTTGGTTATTATCAGAACCTCCAAAATCAAGATCCCAAGTGTTCTCCTCTCTCTAAAGTgtgctttctttcctttttttacacactaaacctaacacacatacacagattaGCTAACCCTACCCCATAGTCACATGGTGTGCAACCAAGCTTCACTACCCGCCATCTTGGGGTTAAATAGCCTTTGTGTATCTTCCTCAAGTAGCCATTTTTCGCCTTGCActaaaaactacaaagagccttACATCTCGCCGTGTTGCATCCGCCATCATGATCTCGCGGCTTAGCTACCCACGTGATCTcgtcacctctctctctctcattttgcttttgttttagtttgtaACAAGTATATTTGGTTTATTGATTGAACAACTATTGATTGACAATTAACAATTTGGAAGTTAAATAAATTCTATTATACTTTAAAGAGCagttgtttgtgattatttgtgtatctgTTGTAATAACAGCTGGTTGAACAGGTCAGCGCTCGAATTTCACCCTTCCCGTTCACATTACAAATAGAagataaattaatcaaattaattaagATCTGTATTTTCAAAGAGAACACCACCTATGGGACAGTTTTCACAGTTCAGTTATTGGTCCCTGattccagggtggtgccccgttttttTACGGTTTGTCAATTACtgatattcataactttattaatattgataaaacatctttgataaattGCCAATAATTGAATCTGTACCTTTACCAATTCccaacatcagcatgctaacatgctcacaatgacaaatGCTAACATACTTCATGTTTACAATCTTAttagtttagcatgctaacgtttgctaattagcacaaaacacaacagctgAGGCTAATGAGAATGTCACTAGTTTGGGAGGTATTTAGTCCTAAATGAACaaaaagtattggacaaaattaaaatgttgacctgatgataAATTAAGGGATTATAGTACATCTTGAGGGGGGCGTGCATATGTTTATCAAATTATAATGCAATCCTTCCAATAGTTATGAGACATCTGTCTTATTTTGGAACATATTTTCCTGCTCAAGTGCAGTCTTGCATTCAGTCTTTTTTtcagttactgttttttttttacctttttgaagTGAGTGGCTGACTGCACCTTCCTTACAGGCTGCATGAGGGCGTCCCTCACGATAACACTGATGTCCGCCCCGGAGTAGCCCTCGGTCTTGTCGCCCAGAGTGATGAAGTCGGCCTCCGTCAGCTCGTTGGGGGTGGAGCCCAGATGCAGTTTGAACATGAAGGAGCGGGCGTGCTTTTCAGGCAGAGGAATGTAGATTCGCTTTTCAAACCTAAGACACAAAAGATTCAATCGTTATCCCTTAAAGTTTCCCTCGAAGCCCTTGAACGTTTCTGAGAACTTTTCATCTTTTCCAGTGGCATGAGATAAGGGAACTGACGTTTTCACTACAGAAAAGATGGTAGAGTGTGAGATTGTGTGGTGCCTTGTGGCACTCCAGCTACAATGTTAATTTGGTCTAATTAGAAGTTTTTGACGCAAACTAAAATAGAATGCAACCTGACAGACTAGTTTAAGACCATGCCTCAGAGGtctactcttttttttccccctcaaatTGATAAGGAGGTTATGTCGGCCACATGAGGAATtccaagtaatgacaacaaaactgtcggcgcacaTAATATATCCACATAATAGTAGCCTTCTGTGATTGCGCACCACCCCTCCATACACatacagttgctagtagccaaggaggacacggaggattacaTGATGGGCGAAAGATGCTGGATGacccaatcttctgaacatagtcatactgagaaatacagagagagttgtgtggagctgatagtcttatttagcaacttatttggcaatgacttgaatgtaacggacattcaataatatcaaaaaggTACGCGCTAAAGCTTTAGGAATAATAATCAAGAATTGTCATTTGTGATTCTATTTAAAAAGCATTCTATCCTTGCACTTTTTAAAGAGAACATagtcattatttttttgtttatatccTCGACATTCCATTTCCGGGACTGCTCCGTTGCAGACAGAAATggtccgccggatttcactcatttagaccagatatccgttgccttgggcattctttgtgttggcgttctaaactgtccaatctgagttttctgttgcatgactaaaacaacctttaaacgttccaccaaaacaagttccttcccgaggctatttggcAGCGGCACCACAGCTTTTCCCGCCCAaggtgattgtgattggtttaaagaaatgccaataaaccagagcatgtttttctcccatcccgggaatacagtgtggactagccagaccctcctccgcagcgctgtgaaggaaggtctggcagagCAAGACCATTATTTTTACACAGTAGGTGAAACTAACCTCCTCCTGATTGCAGAGTCCAGTGTCCATGGTATGTTTGTGGCTCCGAGGACCAGGATCCCCTCATTATCATTTCCAACGCctgagaggaggaggacatttttttttacacttcatAAACAAACTACTGCTACTCAGATTCAGATCCCGAGCAGGGGCGATTCttggatcagacctttaggggggctcagcccctaatgagaatgtgacacaggTACAGTGACTTGTTATTGTTAAACCCCAcccctgctaaatcagtaatttcattatcTGATAATCTCTGAGCAagctactgaacaacaacgtcagctaacgttttttgacactattaacactatgatAGAACCTGACactataagtcacagtaataacaaccaatttgacacaaggttctaacattcagcaattttagttgcttacgtttcaatttgggttctaatctgcgccatgaaatgaccaacttcttctctggggactaccaacgttaaacttcacacccgcactcctgctctccctctgacagatcagatagagactccgctaaaggcgggagtctggcacaacctctTCCGATTGGCCAAAACTAGGTTTCTGTTAAATCGTAAcagtttgtcctctgtcactaacagacaagttcacaaACTCTCACTTAAGctctaaaagttttttttcaaaaggtggggctgagatgaaatttagggaGGCTTGAgaccccctaaaaagggtctaaaatcgcccacGGATCAGAGTTATTTTAAGGTTGTCTCTTCTTGCTCACCTTGCATCTGGACGAGGAACTCCGTCTTGATTCTGCGAGCTGCTTCGCTCTCGTTCTCGCTCCTGGAGCCGCAGAGGGAATCGATCTCGTCGATGAAAATGATGGATGGCCTGTGTTCTCGGGCTAAAGTGAACAGGCTCTTCACCAGCCTGGAGAGAGACACGGGGGGGGGGCGGGAGCAGCAGTAGATGGTTATTGTCCGTTTATCGTATTCCCAGTTTTATCGTCGTgtaaagcagagatcttcaaaggGGGTCCTCAAAGTTACTGCAGacggggcctccaaattatggTATGATGTATCATAATTTGTataatgttttaaaagttttgtaaaaaaataaaatgtcttaacatgaatccaacatattattagcaaatataaatgggcctatttgtgaaaaaaaaaaaaaacacacattgatgataggcttactggcctataggtaaggtagtcactaaggtagccatctacagatacagttcatcctaaggattcaccgTACCACATGTATGCTTAACattaaacatgatttataaaatcacagcaacaattattattttattagcttagtattctatgcactacaaaggtatgtataaaggctttaggctacCCACACCCTATTGCAGCCCCAGTTTAATATCtaactttattttatacaatatatgtattagggggtccctgctccgtctctctcagttaaggagTCCTtggcttaaagtgctcatattatgctcattttcaggttcagaattgtatttagaggttatatcagaataggtttacatggtttaattttcaaaaaacaccatatttttgttgtactgcacattgctgcagctcctcttttcaccctgtgtgttgagctctctgttttagctacagagtgaggcatcgcacttctattccatctttgttgggagtcgcacatgctcagtagctaggtaaggactactagccagtcagaagcagagtatgagggtgtgtcctgacagtacctaggtaaggactactagccagtcagaagcagagtatgagggcgtgccctgacagtacctaggtaaggactactagccagtcagaagcagagtatgagggtgtgccacgctagcagctaggcgagcattataacgtgttttgtctctgaagtaaaggctggactacaatagagctgtttggagcagttggtaaacagtgttttctgttggagatggtaagtgcctttgggggagactttgggctttttcgctttgtaaacatataacatgcacaaaaaaagatatagaacacaattaaggaaaggggaaaaaagcataatatgagcactttaaaaaacgTTGACGACCCCTGGTGTAAAGAACCCGGGCCTCACTTTTCGCTTTCCCCCAACCACTTGGACACAAGGTccgaggaggagatggagaagaAGGTGGAGTTGTTGGCTTCTGTGGCCACCGCCTTGGCCAGGTAGGATTTCCCTGTTCCTGGAGGGCCAAACAGAAGGATCCCCCGCCAAGGAGTTCGCTTtcctacacagacagacactgtATCAGAAAAATACAATTCATTTTCAGGAGGTATAAGAGGTCTCTTGTTTTCAGTACCTTTGAACAGATGAGGGAATTTGATGGGCAGGATCACGGCTTCTTTTAAGGCTTCTTTGGCCCcctcaagtccagctacatcgTCCCACTTAATGTTTGGCTTTTCCATGACAATGGCACCTGAAAAAGGGATGGGTTTAATAAACACTTTATAGATCAAATCattcattattttctgaaatatcaTGCAGTGATGATGATGTGCTGCATGCCATATTTAACTGCTGCATCTGCCTCTATGTTCGTTCAATGCAATGACGGTGTCATTCACCTGAGAGTTGATTTTCAAACTTCTTTTTCTCTGCGTCGTCCCCATCACCATTTTGTTCCCTGAAATGTAATGACAACAGTCCACCACGTGATTTATTGGCACTTTAATAAACAGTGAACAGTGATTTGTATGgtatgcactattgattctGCAGCTCCCCTAGTTTCCCTATCATTTAGAAAGAAACCGATAGGACACTGCACATTCTTAGGAAGGTCACTGAAAAAGATTCTGTAATTGGGTACTAATTATAAGTATTCATTTGGTGCACTTTGAATACAAATAATTCCATTAAttgaaacatgaaaaaaatgccatatttgTCTGCAGGGAGTTAAAAATTTCAACAATAGATCTCTGTCAGTTATTCCAGTCATTACGATTTCAGCCGTTCTTTCAAGTCAAATCTTTTGGAATTAAACAACTTCTTTGAAACTTAAAAAGGTACCCTATGGAGCAATGTTTTTATGAATGGCTTCCCATTTTCTTTCTCTCGTGCATGACACGATACACATTTCTGCCGATGGTTTCACAGTATTCCGCTGATCGAATGTGTCCAGAAACACAGCAATGTGCCAGCACAGCCGGGGGGAACAGAAGGCCGCTAGGAAGTAAACATGGTTGGAAACAATGCATGTTTCAAAAGGatttgaccacacacacacacacacacacacacacacacacacacacacacacacacacacacacacacacacacac
The Perca fluviatilis chromosome 9, GENO_Pfluv_1.0, whole genome shotgun sequence genome window above contains:
- the LOC120566151 gene encoding vacuolar protein sorting-associated protein 4B-like, whose translation is MAGSNLQKAIDLASKAAAEDKAKNYEEALKLYQHAVQYFLHVVKYEAQGDRAAQSIRAKCADYLDRAEQLKEYLKKKEKSPPAKPVKESDDKGEQNGDGDDAEKKKFENQLSGAIVMEKPNIKWDDVAGLEGAKEALKEAVILPIKFPHLFKGKRTPWRGILLFGPPGTGKSYLAKAVATEANNSTFFSISSSDLVSKWLGESEKLVKSLFTLAREHRPSIIFIDEIDSLCGSRSENESEAARRIKTEFLVQMQGVGNDNEGILVLGATNIPWTLDSAIRRRFEKRIYIPLPEKHARSFMFKLHLGSTPNELTEADFITLGDKTEGYSGADISVIVRDALMQPVRKVQSATHFKKVHGSSWKNPDVVVEDLLTPCSPGDPNAIKMTWMDVPSEKLLEAVVSMPDMLRSLTNTKPTVNEQDLEKLKKFTEDFGQEG